Proteins encoded together in one Orbaceae bacterium lpD01 window:
- a CDS encoding single-stranded DNA-binding protein, with amino-acid sequence MSINTLSASGNVGKDCELRYTNNNTPVAEFHLPVKQGYGEHQKTAWLKCVMWGKAAESFAPNIKKGDLLSVSGEFYVEEYEKDGVKRVTPCLRVNQIQPSKKLEQQQQANRLASPPPEPPTDFDDYPIPF; translated from the coding sequence ATGTCAATTAATACACTATCAGCCAGCGGTAATGTTGGCAAAGACTGCGAATTACGTTACACAAATAACAATACACCTGTTGCAGAGTTCCACCTTCCAGTTAAACAAGGGTATGGAGAGCATCAAAAAACAGCATGGTTAAAATGTGTCATGTGGGGTAAAGCAGCTGAATCATTCGCGCCTAACATTAAAAAAGGTGATTTACTTTCGGTTAGTGGTGAGTTCTATGTTGAGGAATACGAAAAGGATGGAGTTAAACGAGTTACTCCGTGCTTAAGAGTAAATCAAATTCAACCGAGTAAAAAGCTAGAGCAACAGCAACAAGCAAACCGCCTTGCTTCACCGCCACCAGAGCCACCAACCGACTTTGATGATTACCCGATCCCCTTCTAG
- a CDS encoding phage regulatory protein/antirepressor Ant, with amino-acid sequence MSGLINLQNKELTMSSREIAEVTDKLHKNVLADIKNMFDALNIQSADFSANYKDVKGRTYQEYLLPKKYIECLLTGYSIPLRMRVIDRLHELEDKEQIIVPKSLPEALRLAAELAEEKELLKIEVNELKPKAEFHDLAIDTHGALSVSQAAKSLGTGRNRLFDFLREIGWVRRDNEPYQEKITQGLLNVKLSNWEHPELGIQRTVTTLITGKGLVKLSQMLN; translated from the coding sequence ATGAGTGGTTTAATTAATTTACAAAATAAAGAACTAACTATGTCCAGCCGTGAGATTGCGGAAGTAACGGACAAGTTACATAAAAATGTATTAGCTGATATCAAAAATATGTTTGATGCGCTTAATATTCAATCGGCTGACTTTTCAGCCAATTACAAAGATGTAAAAGGCAGAACGTATCAGGAGTATTTACTACCTAAAAAATACATTGAGTGTTTGTTAACTGGTTACAGCATTCCTCTACGAATGAGAGTAATTGATCGGTTGCACGAGTTAGAAGATAAAGAGCAAATCATTGTTCCGAAAAGTCTACCTGAAGCCTTACGATTGGCAGCGGAGCTTGCGGAAGAAAAAGAACTATTAAAAATTGAAGTTAATGAGTTAAAGCCAAAAGCTGAATTCCACGATTTAGCCATTGATACTCATGGCGCATTGTCAGTAAGTCAAGCAGCTAAATCATTAGGAACAGGTAGAAATAGACTGTTTGACTTTTTGCGTGAAATTGGCTGGGTTAGAAGAGATAACGAACCCTATCAAGAAAAAATAACTCAAGGATTACTAAATGTGAAACTTAGCAATTGGGAGCATCCTGAGCTTGGTATACAAAGAACAGTAACCACATTAATTACAGGAAAAGGATTGGTTAAGCTCTCACAAATGCTTAATTAA
- a CDS encoding DNA cytosine methyltransferase — MDITVNSYFCGAGLMDLGLSKAGITINQAFELDKDACKTYRANFGDHIKECDLTSELVLEQESCHGMVFTYPCTKYSTAANLNGTRTGDELFLHALRHLAIARPEFYIVENVPGMRAFPIVIEAMTKMPDYYIQVFCPVQSELWLPQRRDRLIIIGTKRQFSIRPPSNTKPVLLSEILEENPQVNISQSVYARLDGKYRDKPIISDPERGDIAPTCVAHYSKDKGTRLVVDKKFPRGVRPYSVREYARLQGVDDSFIFPVSDNAAYRQIGNGVSVPVGQWIGSEMIRYMNKNTIN, encoded by the coding sequence ATGGATATTACCGTTAACAGTTATTTTTGCGGCGCTGGCTTGATGGACTTAGGTCTATCTAAAGCAGGTATCACAATCAATCAAGCGTTTGAGTTAGATAAAGACGCTTGCAAAACATATAGAGCCAATTTCGGTGACCACATTAAAGAATGTGATTTGACGAGTGAGTTAGTCCTGGAGCAAGAGAGCTGTCACGGCATGGTATTTACATATCCGTGCACAAAATACAGCACAGCCGCAAATCTTAATGGAACCAGAACTGGTGATGAATTGTTTCTTCATGCTTTAAGACATTTAGCAATTGCTCGACCTGAATTTTATATCGTTGAGAATGTCCCCGGGATGAGAGCCTTTCCAATTGTCATAGAAGCCATGACCAAAATGCCGGACTACTACATACAAGTATTTTGCCCTGTTCAATCTGAATTATGGTTACCTCAACGGCGAGATCGATTAATTATCATTGGCACAAAGCGTCAATTTAGCATTAGACCTCCGTCAAATACTAAACCAGTGCTTTTATCTGAAATTCTGGAAGAAAACCCGCAAGTGAATATCTCCCAATCTGTTTACGCGCGGCTAGATGGCAAATACAGAGATAAGCCCATTATCTCAGACCCCGAACGTGGAGATATAGCGCCTACTTGTGTGGCTCATTACTCTAAAGATAAAGGTACTCGTCTGGTAGTAGATAAAAAATTCCCTCGGGGAGTTCGCCCGTATTCAGTGCGAGAGTACGCAAGACTACAAGGCGTTGATGATAGCTTTATTTTTCCTGTTTCTGACAATGCTGCGTATCGTCAAATTGGAAACGGCGTCTCTGTGCCAGTCGGTCAATGGATTGGGTCAGAAATGATTAGATACATGAATAAGAATACGATTAATTAA
- a CDS encoding Lar family restriction alleviation protein, translating to MTNKYSKLSDYEINVLIIDTKEPNNRYHFNNYPDQSTACYWTGDGSNGPDYADFCYSYQDAFRLMIDNKINLIKGKNAWFAEDGERLSAVNVNPCRAIAECFLLIKDTEKTDDHQLKPCPFCGGEPNVNRIEPHQHEHATFMPDCSESYTIECFTCEVGMISDSWDDVEKRWNKRSKDNG from the coding sequence ATGACAAATAAGTATAGCAAATTAAGTGATTACGAAATTAATGTCTTAATTATTGATACTAAAGAGCCGAACAATCGTTATCACTTTAATAATTATCCCGATCAATCAACAGCGTGTTACTGGACGGGAGATGGAAGCAATGGTCCAGATTATGCTGATTTTTGCTATAGCTATCAAGATGCTTTCCGGTTGATGATTGATAACAAAATCAATTTAATTAAAGGAAAAAATGCGTGGTTTGCTGAGGATGGCGAAAGGTTAAGCGCTGTTAATGTAAATCCATGTCGAGCAATTGCTGAGTGTTTTTTATTAATCAAAGATACTGAAAAGACAGATGATCATCAATTAAAGCCATGTCCGTTCTGCGGCGGTGAACCTAACGTAAATAGAATCGAGCCACACCAACATGAACACGCTACTTTTATGCCGGATTGTTCCGAATCATACACAATAGAATGTTTTACATGTGAAGTTGGGATGATTTCTGATAGTTGGGATGATGTAGAAAAAAGATGGAATAAACGGAGTAAAGACAATGGCTGA
- a CDS encoding tyrosine-type recombinase/integrase, whose translation MSKKKPISISLRGSIWQYSFSLPDGSGRIRQSSRTTNKEQALELAAREYDRYWRERKLGDRPDYSWLEAVFTWLDEKPERKEKVQYHLKWLNPYLHDKKLSEINKDLINYLKEEKRKEGVKNRTINAILQQIRVVLRCAYDNDMIDKVPSIKLLPEPSVRQVILSEAQEQKLISELPSHLVPIVLFALATGLRMSNVTGLHWDRVDLEKRHAWVNIGDGKVKSRGIGVPLNSLAIAVLESQKGKHPVNVFTYKSKPIKNGASKAWRAARKRAGLEHITFHDLRHVWASRHAMNGTSAFALQDLGAWSKADTVRRYAHLSSAHLLAQSENSVSTDTNLTQSFLH comes from the coding sequence ATGTCAAAAAAGAAACCTATCAGCATCAGTTTACGCGGTAGCATCTGGCAATACTCGTTCTCACTCCCGGACGGTTCCGGCAGAATACGCCAAAGCTCTCGGACTACAAACAAAGAACAAGCTTTAGAATTAGCGGCACGAGAGTATGACCGATACTGGCGAGAGAGAAAGTTAGGAGATAGACCGGATTATAGCTGGCTTGAAGCTGTATTTACATGGCTTGATGAAAAGCCTGAACGAAAAGAAAAAGTACAATATCATTTAAAATGGCTTAATCCATATTTGCATGATAAAAAATTAAGTGAAATAAACAAAGATTTAATAAACTATTTGAAGGAGGAAAAAAGGAAAGAAGGCGTTAAAAATCGTACAATTAATGCGATTTTGCAGCAAATACGCGTTGTTTTACGGTGCGCTTATGACAATGATATGATTGATAAAGTTCCTTCAATTAAGCTGCTGCCAGAACCTTCAGTTAGGCAAGTCATATTATCAGAAGCTCAAGAGCAAAAGCTAATAAGTGAACTTCCATCACACTTAGTCCCAATTGTCCTTTTTGCACTAGCAACAGGATTAAGAATGTCAAATGTAACTGGGCTGCATTGGGATCGAGTTGATTTAGAGAAGCGTCATGCGTGGGTTAACATTGGTGATGGAAAAGTAAAATCACGCGGCATTGGTGTTCCGCTAAATAGTCTCGCTATTGCTGTTCTTGAAAGCCAGAAAGGCAAACACCCAGTCAATGTATTTACTTACAAAAGTAAACCCATAAAAAACGGCGCATCAAAAGCTTGGAGAGCAGCGAGAAAACGGGCTGGGTTGGAACATATTACTTTCCATGACTTGCGCCACGTTTGGGCATCAAGACACGCAATGAATGGGACATCCGCATTTGCTTTGCAAGATTTGGGAGCTTGGAGTAAGGCGGACACGGTAAGACGATACGCACATTTATCATCAGCTCACCTTCTGGCGCAGTCTGAAAACTCAGTGAGCACTGACACAAATCTGACACAATCATTTCTACACTAG
- the secF gene encoding protein translocase subunit SecF has product MTNKPETLVQAEPAVISVEQLNHGRRVFDFLRFGKISFILSMLLVVASIVVVFVKGFNLGLDFTGGTSVEISLSKPADIDQIRLTLQQAGYHDPVVQNYGSSQDVIIRLPPVSGPEGAQLGAKLSELLHTKIDENATLKRVEFVGPTVGAELAQDGILAILAALVCILIYIWFRFEWRFGTGAVVALAHDVVITVGYLSLFQREIDLTIIAALLSVIGYSLNDTIVVFDRIRENFRKIRRASPYDVVNISLTQTLSRTLMTSGTTLVVVMCLYIWGGSMLRGFSETLAIGILLGTISSIYVAAYMSLKLGASREHFIKQKVEVEGADQDPITR; this is encoded by the coding sequence ATGACGAATAAACCAGAAACTCTGGTTCAGGCTGAGCCTGCAGTTATCAGCGTTGAACAGCTGAATCATGGCCGACGCGTATTTGATTTCCTGCGTTTTGGTAAAATCTCTTTTATCTTATCGATGCTGCTAGTTGTTGCATCAATTGTTGTGGTATTTGTAAAAGGTTTTAATTTAGGACTTGATTTTACAGGCGGAACATCAGTTGAAATTAGCTTGAGTAAACCGGCTGATATTGATCAAATTCGCTTGACCCTGCAACAAGCAGGTTATCATGATCCGGTTGTACAAAACTACGGTAGTAGTCAGGATGTGATTATTCGTCTGCCGCCGGTGAGTGGTCCTGAAGGCGCACAGCTAGGTGCCAAACTCTCAGAGTTACTGCATACTAAAATTGATGAAAATGCCACACTCAAGCGGGTTGAGTTTGTTGGACCTACCGTTGGAGCTGAACTCGCTCAGGATGGTATTCTGGCGATTTTGGCTGCACTGGTGTGTATCCTTATCTATATCTGGTTCCGCTTCGAGTGGCGCTTCGGTACCGGTGCTGTTGTGGCACTGGCGCATGACGTAGTTATCACCGTCGGCTATCTCTCGTTATTCCAGCGCGAGATTGATCTAACGATTATTGCTGCGTTGCTATCGGTCATTGGTTATTCGCTCAATGATACCATTGTCGTATTTGACCGAATTCGTGAAAATTTCAGAAAAATCCGTCGTGCTTCACCGTATGATGTGGTCAATATCTCACTGACGCAAACACTGAGCAGAACCTTGATGACCTCCGGGACGACCCTCGTTGTGGTAATGTGTTTATATATCTGGGGCGGCAGTATGTTACGAGGATTCTCGGAAACGCTTGCCATTGGTATTTTACTTGGTACGATCTCATCGATTTATGTGGCCGCTTATATGTCACTGAAATTGGGCGCGAGCCGAGAGCACTTTATCAAGCAGAAAGTGGAAGTGGAAGGCGCCGATCAGGATCCTATCACGCGTTAA
- the secD gene encoding protein translocase subunit SecD produces the protein MLNRYPLWKYIMLVGIILAGLIYALPNIYGEDPAIQISGSRGVTVDVQTQDLVKNVLEENQIDSRSIALENNSILIRVSSSDEQLRAKDALTRALGENYIVAFNLAPATPAWLSAIGAEPMKLGLDLRGGVHFLMEVDMTTALDKLLEQASEILKSDFKENKITYTSITKSGDDKLIVRFNDLNSRNIALTYFAKLQNFVVEPQSDNTLLVGISEARLQQAKTDAVQQNTAIIRNRVNQLGVAEPIVQRQGADRIVVELPGIQDTAQAKQILGATATLEFRQVNETPSLDMVGILSGKVKPPYGSEIKHQRDGTPVLMFKRTVLTGDHIVDANSRLGQYSEPLVDISLDSAGGKTMFNFTQNNKDKLMATVFVEYKDSGQKDENNRAILEKSEEVINVARIRDIFSDRFQISGISTAEEARQLSILLRAGALIAPIQIIEERTVGPSMGQENIIKGLESCFWGLVISVVFMLIVYRLFGVFASLAVMANLVLIVGIMSLLPGATLSMPGIAGIVLTVGMAVDANVLINERIKEELRNGRSVQQAISEGYAGAWNSIFDANITTLITAAILYAVGTGSIKGFAITLGIGVLTSMFTSIVGTRALVNLIYGKRRINKLSVWEL, from the coding sequence GTGTTAAATCGTTATCCTTTGTGGAAGTATATTATGTTGGTCGGCATTATTTTAGCCGGCCTTATTTATGCACTTCCAAATATTTATGGTGAAGATCCCGCTATTCAAATCTCCGGTTCTCGAGGTGTTACAGTCGATGTGCAAACTCAAGATTTAGTTAAAAATGTACTTGAAGAGAATCAGATTGATAGTCGCTCCATCGCCCTTGAAAATAACTCTATCTTAATCCGCGTTAGCAGTAGTGATGAACAATTAAGAGCAAAAGATGCCTTAACGCGTGCATTGGGTGAAAATTATATCGTCGCTTTTAACTTAGCGCCGGCTACGCCCGCTTGGTTAAGTGCTATTGGTGCTGAACCGATGAAGCTCGGTCTCGATTTACGAGGTGGTGTACACTTCTTGATGGAAGTGGATATGACAACAGCGCTAGACAAATTATTAGAGCAAGCCTCTGAAATTTTAAAATCCGATTTCAAAGAAAATAAAATTACCTATACTTCAATTACCAAATCGGGTGATGACAAACTGATTGTGCGTTTTAATGATTTAAATTCACGAAATATTGCCTTAACTTATTTTGCAAAATTACAAAACTTTGTGGTTGAACCACAAAGTGATAACACCCTGTTGGTGGGTATTAGCGAAGCGAGATTACAACAAGCTAAAACTGATGCTGTTCAGCAAAATACTGCCATTATTCGTAATCGTGTGAACCAACTCGGTGTCGCTGAGCCGATTGTGCAGCGTCAAGGCGCTGATCGTATCGTGGTTGAGTTACCGGGTATTCAAGATACCGCGCAAGCTAAACAGATTTTAGGTGCAACGGCAACGTTAGAGTTTAGACAAGTCAATGAGACCCCTTCATTAGATATGGTGGGGATCTTATCAGGCAAAGTCAAACCACCTTATGGCTCTGAAATTAAACATCAACGCGATGGTACGCCAGTGCTGATGTTTAAAAGAACCGTTCTGACCGGTGACCATATTGTGGATGCTAACTCACGTTTGGGACAGTATAGCGAACCACTGGTTGATATTAGTCTTGATAGTGCTGGCGGTAAAACAATGTTTAATTTTACCCAAAACAACAAAGATAAGCTGATGGCCACCGTATTTGTTGAATACAAAGATAGCGGTCAAAAAGATGAGAATAATCGCGCGATTCTGGAAAAATCAGAAGAAGTGATTAATGTTGCACGTATTCGGGATATTTTCAGTGATCGTTTTCAAATTTCCGGTATCTCAACGGCTGAAGAGGCACGTCAACTCTCTATCTTATTACGTGCTGGTGCCTTGATTGCGCCGATTCAAATTATTGAAGAGCGTACCGTTGGGCCAAGCATGGGCCAAGAGAATATCATCAAAGGTCTGGAGTCCTGTTTCTGGGGGCTGGTGATTTCAGTGGTCTTTATGTTGATTGTGTATCGTCTGTTTGGTGTTTTTGCGAGTTTAGCGGTAATGGCTAACTTAGTACTGATTGTCGGTATCATGTCTTTACTGCCAGGCGCAACGCTGAGTATGCCGGGGATCGCCGGTATCGTCTTAACCGTTGGGATGGCCGTTGATGCCAACGTACTGATCAATGAGCGAATTAAAGAAGAGCTACGCAATGGTCGCAGCGTTCAGCAAGCGATCAGTGAAGGGTATGCCGGAGCATGGAATAGTATTTTTGATGCCAATATTACTACTTTAATCACCGCTGCGATTCTGTATGCGGTTGGTACTGGTTCGATTAAAGGCTTTGCGATTACGTTAGGTATTGGTGTATTAACATCTATGTTTACTTCAATTGTTGGTACGCGTGCGTTAGTCAATTTGATTTATGGCAAACGTCGTATCAATAAATTATCTGTTTGGGAGTTATAA
- the yajC gene encoding preprotein translocase subunit YajC yields MSFFISNAFADSGAATETNPYFFPIMLVVFGLFFYFMVLRPQQKRAKAQRNLMSSIAKGDEVLTNGGLIGRVAKVNENGYVSLELNDTTEVVIKRDFITAVLPKGTIKSL; encoded by the coding sequence ATGAGTTTTTTTATTTCTAATGCTTTCGCAGATTCAGGTGCCGCTACTGAAACTAATCCGTATTTTTTCCCAATTATGCTAGTGGTATTTGGTCTATTTTTCTATTTTATGGTTTTACGTCCACAACAAAAACGTGCCAAAGCACAGCGTAATTTAATGTCATCGATTGCTAAAGGTGATGAAGTTTTAACAAATGGTGGTTTAATCGGCCGTGTTGCGAAAGTAAACGAAAATGGTTATGTATCACTCGAATTAAATGATACTACCGAAGTTGTAATTAAAAGAGACTTTATCACGGCAGTGTTACCTAAAGGTACCATCAAGTCCCTTTAA
- the nuoN gene encoding NADH-quinone oxidoreductase subunit NuoN has product MMNAISFELYYLAPMLIIGIAIIILLLMLLLLRVTTKTCALFAVGSLFLALIGTVILGYQLHSGALKQSAGLENHLIISAPAIVNNTESNKTPAPTPAEVGSILQSSAEVATTPEVTAETASTAEPASTQPTTPEVSTSADAAPMATSDEPQHSAAVPEPIHPNEVIPAPEIPQNLQPTADSVELLSDDDLNTDIVVKNATGRVWQATYVTALFTYDGYGLLYTGLILMISIIVASFAYSWFKCNFANQGVFYLIMLFSTLGGVILAYSSHLISLFIGVELLSTPLIGLIGFQYSQKNSIEAVIKYMVLSAVAMAFLLMGIAFYYAATGELTFSGLSFQLSTQPELSSLLLTGVCLMLIGIGFKLSLVPFQLWLPDVFQGAPTAVSLFLSTVGKMAIFCAIARLFLLAPIVNNQTIQLILIIMAFCSILVGNFFALMQENIKRLIAYTSIANFGYLFVALIAVQYQVLALETIGVYLIGYILSNICVFGVISMESSSLQNRDKEMVMDLRGLFWRKPIMALAMGIGLLSLAGMPLTIGFIGRFSLLLLGITAQLWWLIAAIVIGSVLGLYIYTRLIINLYLRSDKADISLSDSEQQTTATPNIRAMKRNDIIVIISALLILFCGIYPQPLFILVSSARYLIP; this is encoded by the coding sequence ATGATGAACGCAATATCATTTGAATTATATTATTTGGCGCCAATGCTTATTATTGGTATTGCCATCATTATTTTGTTGCTGATGTTGCTCTTATTAAGAGTGACGACGAAAACATGCGCATTGTTTGCTGTGGGGAGCTTGTTTTTAGCCCTCATTGGTACCGTTATTCTGGGTTATCAGTTACACAGTGGTGCTTTGAAACAGTCGGCGGGTCTGGAAAATCATTTAATCATTTCTGCACCTGCGATTGTCAACAATACTGAGAGCAATAAAACGCCCGCACCTACACCTGCCGAGGTGGGCAGTATACTGCAAAGTTCAGCTGAAGTGGCTACTACGCCAGAAGTTACGGCAGAAACTGCATCAACCGCTGAACCGGCATCAACCCAACCAACTACACCGGAGGTCTCAACTTCGGCTGATGCCGCACCGATGGCAACCTCGGACGAGCCTCAACACTCAGCAGCTGTGCCTGAGCCTATTCATCCAAATGAGGTTATTCCGGCGCCAGAAATACCGCAAAACTTACAACCCACAGCTGATTCGGTCGAGTTACTCTCAGATGATGATTTAAATACTGATATCGTAGTTAAAAATGCGACGGGTCGAGTATGGCAAGCCACTTATGTAACGGCGCTATTTACCTATGATGGATATGGCTTACTCTATACTGGACTCATTTTAATGATTAGTATTATTGTGGCCTCTTTTGCCTACAGCTGGTTTAAGTGTAATTTTGCTAATCAAGGTGTGTTTTATTTGATTATGCTCTTCTCTACCTTGGGTGGAGTCATATTAGCTTACTCTAGTCATTTGATCTCACTGTTTATTGGTGTTGAACTGTTATCGACGCCATTAATTGGTTTAATTGGTTTCCAATATTCACAGAAGAATTCCATTGAAGCGGTCATCAAATATATGGTGCTCTCGGCGGTTGCAATGGCATTTTTACTGATGGGGATTGCCTTTTATTATGCGGCGACCGGCGAATTAACGTTTAGTGGTCTCAGCTTCCAGTTATCCACCCAACCAGAATTAAGTTCGCTACTATTAACTGGTGTATGCTTAATGTTAATAGGTATCGGATTCAAGCTTTCACTCGTGCCTTTTCAGTTATGGCTGCCAGATGTCTTTCAAGGTGCGCCAACGGCGGTCTCACTATTTTTATCGACCGTCGGTAAGATGGCTATCTTCTGTGCAATCGCGCGTCTGTTCCTATTGGCACCGATCGTAAACAACCAAACTATTCAGTTAATTCTGATCATTATGGCTTTCTGCTCTATTTTAGTGGGTAACTTCTTTGCGTTAATGCAGGAAAATATCAAGCGTTTAATTGCGTATACCTCGATTGCTAACTTTGGCTACCTATTTGTCGCCTTGATTGCGGTGCAGTATCAAGTACTGGCGCTGGAAACTATCGGTGTTTACCTGATTGGTTATATACTCTCGAATATTTGTGTATTTGGGGTGATCAGTATGGAATCGAGCTCACTGCAGAATCGTGATAAAGAGATGGTGATGGATTTACGCGGACTATTCTGGCGTAAACCGATCATGGCACTGGCAATGGGAATAGGCTTACTTTCATTGGCGGGAATGCCGCTCACTATCGGTTTTATTGGGCGATTCTCGTTACTGTTATTAGGGATTACAGCCCAGCTTTGGTGGTTAATTGCCGCGATTGTAATTGGTAGTGTGCTCGGTTTGTATATTTATACGCGCTTGATTATCAATCTTTATTTAAGAAGTGATAAAGCGGATATCTCTTTATCGGATAGCGAGCAGCAGACAACCGCAACGCCGAATATCAGGGCGATGAAACGCAATGATATTATTGTGATTATTTCGGCCTTATTGATTCTATTTTGTGGTATCTATCCTCAGCCACTCTTTATATTAGTGAGCTCGGCGCGCTACTTAATTCCTTAA
- a CDS encoding NADH-quinone oxidoreductase subunit M, translated as MLSLLIFLPMIGGILSWLVSIFFARRSNNLILTDEQTANLTKTNSFIQWLKERWFCSGVQWIAIITMVIELMIILCYWHECLQAFYSNSVWQKDLNIEWIPFLGIRFHLMLDGLSIIMVLLSVFLTLMVIVYSGKEKHANIGLYYLCLLWCASGVIGLLIAVDLFLFFLFWEMIAIPLYFLIVLWGRRDSNAQLRFNGASKFLIFTQLSSLLMLISVISLALMNLSLSKNWTFDYFVLTNTPISSSAEFLLMLGFFFAFIVRMPLLPFHGWFIDAHIESSTTGSMMISGLLTNTAIYGLLRFVIPMFPNASIAFAPVVMGIALCSLFYFALLAFTQTDIKKLIAYVHVALMSFLTAMIYMGNILTYQGIIIQLIAISLTITGLFMVSGLLTERYLTRNIKQFIGLRGVVNYLPAFTVFFVLAIFGIPGTANFVGNLMLLFGSYTKYAMMSVLFAFGLLLVSIALLIRMQPIFYGLTTSKTVKISVIYKALAKQDIAMLMLLVLILVAIGVYPQMILDTSYPIINKIQYYLEGSQMIMIKEGA; from the coding sequence GTGTTATCTTTACTGATATTTTTACCGATGATAGGCGGTATTCTTAGCTGGTTAGTTTCAATCTTTTTTGCCAGAAGATCGAATAACCTTATCTTGACTGATGAGCAAACCGCTAATTTAACTAAAACGAACTCTTTCATCCAATGGTTGAAAGAGAGATGGTTCTGCTCAGGCGTACAATGGATTGCTATAATCACTATGGTGATTGAACTGATGATTATTCTTTGTTACTGGCATGAGTGTTTGCAGGCTTTTTATTCTAATAGTGTTTGGCAAAAAGATCTGAACATCGAATGGATACCGTTTTTAGGTATTCGTTTTCACTTAATGCTGGATGGATTATCCATTATCATGGTGCTGTTGAGTGTCTTTTTAACCTTAATGGTGATTGTGTATTCAGGGAAAGAGAAACATGCCAATATTGGTTTATATTATCTCTGTCTGCTTTGGTGTGCCTCAGGTGTGATTGGTTTACTGATTGCCGTTGATCTATTCCTCTTCTTCCTGTTTTGGGAAATGATCGCGATACCGCTCTATTTCTTAATTGTTTTATGGGGGCGACGCGATTCAAATGCTCAGCTGAGATTTAATGGGGCCAGCAAGTTCCTGATTTTTACCCAGTTAAGCAGCTTGTTAATGCTGATCTCGGTTATCTCTTTAGCCTTGATGAATTTAAGCTTATCTAAAAATTGGACCTTTGACTATTTTGTCTTGACCAATACGCCGATTTCGTCAAGCGCCGAATTTTTACTGATGCTCGGTTTCTTTTTTGCTTTTATTGTGCGTATGCCATTACTGCCTTTCCACGGTTGGTTTATTGATGCACACATTGAGTCCTCAACAACCGGTTCAATGATGATTAGTGGTCTGTTAACCAATACCGCTATTTATGGATTACTGCGTTTTGTTATTCCGATGTTCCCTAATGCATCGATAGCTTTTGCACCAGTCGTGATGGGCATTGCTTTGTGCTCACTGTTCTATTTTGCCCTGTTAGCCTTTACACAAACAGATATTAAGAAACTCATTGCTTATGTGCATGTGGCCTTAATGAGCTTTTTAACCGCGATGATTTATATGGGTAATATACTGACCTATCAAGGTATTATTATTCAATTAATTGCGATTAGTCTAACCATAACCGGTCTATTTATGGTCAGTGGCTTATTAACTGAACGTTACCTTACCCGTAATATTAAGCAATTTATTGGTTTGCGTGGGGTGGTTAACTATTTACCGGCGTTTACGGTCTTTTTTGTGTTAGCCATTTTTGGTATCCCGGGTACGGCCAATTTTGTCGGCAATTTGATGCTACTATTTGGTAGTTATACCAAATATGCCATGATGAGTGTCCTGTTCGCCTTTGGTTTACTGCTAGTATCGATCGCTTTATTGATTCGTATGCAGCCGATTTTTTATGGATTAACTACCTCAAAAACGGTGAAAATTTCAGTTATTTATAAAGCTTTAGCCAAGCAGGATATCGCTATGCTGATGTTGTTAGTGCTTATTTTAGTGGCTATCGGTGTTTATCCACAAATGATATTAGATACCTCATATCCAATTATCAATAAAATTCAATATTATCTTGAAGGTAGTCAAATGATAATGATTAAGGAAGGGGCTTAG